The Meiothermus sp. QL-1 DNA window CCCTGCCCCTCTGGATCGGGGCCCTGCACACCCCTCCGGGCGGGATGGGCCACTGCGAGATCGGGCTGGATGAGGTCAAGATAGGAACCATCAACCCTATCTACAGCGGCCAGTAGGAGGGGAGCATGAAGCGCGCCCCTTTTGCCCTTTTTCTGCTGGTGTTGGCGGGGTGCAGCGGGGGCCTGCCGGCCCTGCAGGTGACCCTGGTGGACGGCATCGGGGAGCCCCTGCAGCCCCTGGCCGCGGCCTGGCGGCTGGGGGCTCCGCCCTTTGCCTGGAACGCCCTGCCCACGGGCCAGTTCAGCTGGAGCCTGCCCATTCCCCCTGGGGCCCGTTTCCAGGTGGCCTTCCGTTGCCCCAGCGCGGGCTCCACCGACTTCTACGTGAGCCTGGACCTCCGGCGGAGCGAGGTGGGCAACCAGCTTATGGTGCGCTGCCCCTCGGTCTACGCCAGTCCCCTGACCAGCACAAACGGAACCTTGAACGTCTCTCTCACTTCGGGCCAGGCCTTCTCCGCCCGCCACCAGGTGGCGGTCTCCGGGAGCACCTTCACCGGCCTCCAGGTGCCCCAGGGCAACGGGCGGGAGGTGGCGGTGTTCGGCGATAGCGGAGGCACCCCCCACTTTGGCCGCCTGGGGGCTTTGAACATCACCGGCCCCACCAACCTCTCCCTTACACTGAGCCCTATCACGGCCACGCTGAACGTGACCACGCCCCCCGGGTTCTTCTCCTATGCGGGGTTGGTCCTCCAGAGCTTCGTACCCGTGGACCTGGCCTCCTGGACTGGGCTTTTGCCCCCGGGTACGCCCCAGCCGGTGCCCCGGCCTGCCCTTCAGGGGGGCGACCTCTTCCAGTTCTGGACCTGCCATGGCTTTAGCTGCGCCATCCTGCGCGAGCTCTCCACCAGCCCGGCCGTGGCCCCGGGGGCTTCCCTGAACCTCAACGTTCCCCCCCTCACCCTCTCGGGAAGTGAGACCCACACCCCCACTGCCTTGCCTACCTTCAGCAACATTACCACCAGCGGGTTTAGCCCAGGCCTCTCCTTCCTGGGCTATGCCCTCCTCCTGGCGGAGCCTGGGGTGCGCTACTGGCGGCACTTCCTGAGCCCGGGGGCCCTGGGGAACGCCACCAGCTACTACGTGGACGTGGAGAACGCCCCGGGGTTTGCCGGGGTGGTGCCTACGGTGGGTTCCAGCGTCCAGCTCCGGGCCACGGCCTTTGCGGGAAACCAGCCCCTTGCCGTCCTGCTGGCCCAGCGGCCCATCCCGGAGGAGACCTTTGCCGCCCACACCCTCTTCCTGGACCGATTCTGGCCGGTGCACCTGGAGGCTGCTTTGCTTTCCGCAAGCTTTACCTGGTGAAGTGCTGGCTGGCAGGCCCTGCTGGGCCCGGCAGGGCTTCATAAGCCAAAGCTTGCCAAGGCCTCCAGCACCGCCTGGGCGCTGCGCCGGTCGAAGCCCGGCAGCCGAGCCAGTTCCTCGGCGCTGGTGGACCTGAGCTCCTCCAGGCTGGAGAAGTGCTCCAAAAGCGCCTGCTTGCGGACTGGGCCGATGCCTTTGATGCCGTCGAAGAGGCTTCGCAGGGCCTTCTGGCTTCGCTGCTTGCGGTGGAAGAGGAGGCCGTTGCGGTGGGCCTCGTCGCGGACGTGGATGAGGAGCTGCAAAGCGGGGTGGGTGAGCGGCAGCGATAGGGTGCGGCCATCGGGGAGGACCAGGGTCTCCTCGCGTTTGGCCAGCCCCACCAGCGGCAGCGCCAGCCCGGCTCGGCCGAGCCCCTTTTGTGCCGCCCGCACCTGGCCCAGCCCCCCGTCAATCAGGAGCAGGTCGGGGATGGGTAGGCTTTGGGCCAGGCTGCCCGTGAAGCGGCGGGCCAAGACCTCTTCCAAAGCGGCATAGTCGTCGGGCCGGCCCTGCAGGCCCCGGATGCGCATCCGGCGGTACTCGGCCTTCTTGGGCCTGCCCCCTTCGAAGACCACAATTGAGCCCACCGGGTTCTCGCCCAGGAGGTTCGATATGTCGTAGCCCTCGATGCGGTAGGGGCGGCGGGAGAGGCCGAGGAGCTCCATCAGCCCCTTGAGCCCAGGGTGGTCGCCCCGGCGCTCGAGCGCCCTCAGCTCGGCCTCGAGCGCAGCCTGGGCGTTCTTCTGGGCCAGCTCAATCAGGCGGGTCTTCTCGCCCCGCTGAGGCACGCGCACCTCCACCCGGCGCCCCTTGGCGCTCAGAAAGGTTGAGAAGGCTTCCTGCGCCTCCAGCGCAAAGGGCAGCAGCACCAGCGGCGGTAGAGGGGTGGCCTCGAGGTAGTAGTCGCGCAAAAAGGCCTCCAATAGCTCGGCCTCGCTGGCCTCCTTCACGCCTTCCACGAACCGGCTGATGCGCCCCAGCATCCGCCCGCCGCGCACCTGGTAGAGCTGCACCACCGCGTAATCCCCGGCCCGGGCAAAGCCGAGGAAGTCCAGGTCCCCAAGCTCAGGGTCGTAGGCCTGCTGGTGGGTGCCGAAGAAGCTCTGGATGGCCGCCATCTGGTCGCGCAGTTCGGCCGCCCGCTCGAAGTCCTGCTGCCGGGCGGCCTCGCGCATCTGGGCCTCCAGGCTGGCCTGTAGGGCCCCAATCTTTCCGTCCAGGAGTTGCTCCACCTGTTCTACCACCGCCCTGTACCGCGCGGGCTCGGCCCGGTCCACACAGGGGGCCAGGCAGCGGCCCATGGCGTGGTTAAGGCAGGGGTAGCGCCTTTTGCGGAAGGGGTAGCCCGAGTTCTTGCGCAGGGGGAAGTAGCGGTCCACCAGGCGTTTGATGCGCCGCACCGCGCTGGCCTCGGGGAAGGGCCCCCAGTAGCGGGCCCCGTCGTCCTCTACCCGCCGCACCACCATGAGCATGGGCCAGGCCTCGCGGGTGAGTTTGAGGAAGGGGTAGTGCTTGTCGTCCTTCATCAGGACGTTGTAGGGGGGCCGGTGGTGCTTGATGAGGTTGGCCTCGAGCAAAAGGGCCTCCACCTCGTCGCGTGCCAGGATGAACTCCAGATGAGTGGCCTCCTGGACAATCCGCCGCCCCTTGCCCTCGGCGTGAAAGTAACTGCCCACGCGGGCCTTCAGGTTCTTGGCCTTGCCCACGTAGAGGGTCTGCTCACCGGCCTTCCACAGATAGACCCCCGGGGCTTCGGGCAGGGGGGGAAGGTCTTCTGGTCGCATCGGGGTCTATCCTAGAACACCCCCCACCTGGCTTGTGTAAACTGGGCCCTATGAGCGCTGACCAAGACGGAATGCTCTATCAAGCCTGGGTGGAGGTCCTCGACTGGATGAGGGAGTACGCCCTTCTGCGGGGGGTGCAGTTCAGCAAGGAGTCCGACTTCCCCGACTTCATCTACCGCATGGAGCGGCCCTACGAGGTGCCCACCACCATCATGGCTGCCTCTCTTTCAGACGAGCGGGGGGAGCCCTTCTTCTTCGCCTCGGTCTCGCCCCGCCACGCCAAGCTCAAGCACATCGCCTTCCGGGTGCCCGGGGGGCACATCCACCACCACGCCCACTGGGAGGAGGGCCAGGGGCTGCTGCTCTCGGGCAGGATTCCCCTCACCAAGGGGCGGCTTTTCCAGATGGCCGACCGGGCTCGAGCCGCTTTGGTGCGGCAGAGCGCTTAGCTACCAGATAGCCATGGCCCGGGTGGGCCCGCCCGAGGCCCCCTTGTGCTTAGGCCCCCCCACGATGATCATGGCCCCGCTGGGCCGGACTGCCCCCAGGTTGGCCAGGTTCTCCAGGCCGTACTTGCCGGCCCCCAGGAAGACCACGTGGCTTTTGAAGTCCCTGGAGGCTCCGAAGTCTAGGGAGAGGGTATCCACCCCCACGCCCACGATGTTCCGTTCCCGCACCAAAAACTCGGCGGCAGCGGGGCTAAAACCGGGGTAGTGCTGCACCCCGGCGCTGTCTTGGTTCACGTAGGCCTTGGGGTCGTTGACCCGGCTTTCCCAGCCCGAGTACATGGCCACGAAGGCCCCGTTGGGCAGCCGCCCGAAGCTGCGCTCCCAGGCCAGGATGTCGTCTATGGTGACCTCGGCATCGGGGTTGCGATCGGCCTTGGCTTTGATGTTGATAACCGCCAGAGGGGCGATGAGCCGGTTTACCGGGAGGGCTTCGGCGGTGGGGGCCCCGTCCACGAAGTGGGCCGGGGCGTCCATATGGGTGCCGGTGTGCTCCCAAATTTCCAGGAGGTTGCCGTAGTAGCCGTCTTTTTTGACCGTGACCAGCTCGGTGATCCGCATGGGCCTGGCCCCGGGGAACATGGGGAAGTTGGGGGAGGCCACGTGGGTAAGGTCGAGCACGTTGCTGAAGGCCCGGCCGGCCACCTGGCCCTGGGCTTGGGCGCTGCTGGCGTAAGCGGCCAGCCCTGCCGCCAGGCCCAGGACTTCGCGACGGCTAAGATTCCTCTCTACCCAGCTCATCACGTGGGGTGCGCACATGCTGTCCTCCTCGCTTTGAACCCAGTCTAGGCCCTGGGAAAGCTCTGGCGCAACCTAGGCCTTGCGCACCCCCAAGAGGGCCAGGCTGATGAGGGCGAAGGCAATCCAGGCCTGGAGGGGGATGGGGAACTGGGGCAGGTATTCCACGTTGCAGGGGATGGGGCCCTTGCAGACGCTGGGGGCCAGGCCCGGTACCCATAGTTCCAAGAGATGGTAGCTGCTCCAGAAAAGGCCCAGGAGGGAGAGGCTAAGGGCATAGGGGCGGATGCCCGGGTCGTTGCGCCAGACCGCCAGGCCCAGCAGGAGGGCCAGGGGGTACATGGCTATCCGCTGGTACCAGCAGAGGGTGCAGGGGATGAAGTTGCGCACCTCGGAGTAGTAGAGGCTGCCCAGGGTGGCGACGAGGGCTACCAGCCAGGCGAAGGCCAGCAGGAGGGTGTTGCGGCTGCCGGAGAGCTTTTCCACCGAGCCCATTCTACAGGGCATAGCGGACGAAGCGCTGCAGCGGCTGGCCAGGAAACTCAACAGCGCTCCCCTCCGGGCGGATAAAAGGGCCCGGGTAGAGGCGACCAAGCAGGGCGCTGCCCACCCCCTGTCCCAGGCTCGAGGGCAGCACCCCCAAAAGAAGGCCCACTCCCCGTCCCACCAGTGCGGCCCCTAGGGCCTCGTGCTCTAGGTAGGCCACGAAGGCTGTGTTTTCGGGGCTTTGTAGCAGCCGCCCCACCGCCTGGGCGAAGGCTAACCGCCACTGGGGGGCTTGGTAGGCCTCGGTGATCAGGCGGGCCAGCCGCCAGGCTTCCGACCAGGGAACCTGTTCGGTTTGGATTTGGCTCGAGGCAGATTTGGGTGCGCAGAGCTCGAAAACCGCTACCGGTCGGTAGCCTCTGGCTAGAAGCCCACTGGCGTCTGCCCCTTCGGGCAGGGTGAAGGCGGGCGGGGCCCCAATGCTGCGGAAGCGCGCCTCAATCGTTGAGGTAGCTTCAGGGTCGTAGCCGAAGGCGGTGTTGGCCAGCAGCAGGGGGAAGCTAGGCTGGAGCAGGTAAGGTACCCCTGCCACCTCGCCGGAGTGAGCCCTAGAGGCCAACGGTTGGTATAGCTCGTGGAGGCACAGAGGGGTTATGGGCCTCATCCTAGCAGCGCTTCGACGAACTCGCCGGCATCGAAGGGTTGCAAGTCGTCGGCTTTTTCGCCTACCCCGATGAACTTGATGGGCACCCCCAGGGTGCGCACGATGGGCACCAGCACCCCTCCCTTGGCAGTACCGTCCAGCTTGGTCACGATTACCCCGGTGAGGCCCACGGCCTGGTGGAACTTTTTAGCCTGCTCCAGGCCGTTTTGCCCGGTGACCGCATCCAGCACCAGCCAGACCTCCCGGGGCTCGCCTGGGTCGGCCTTGGCGATGGAGCGCTTGACCTTGGCCAGCTCCTCCATCAGGTTGTGCTTGGTGTGGAGCCGGCCGGCCGTGTCCACCAAGAGAAGGTCGATTCCTCGGGCCCGGCGGGCCGAAGCCGCGTCGAAGGCTAGGGCGGCTGGGTCGGCCCCTTCAGGCCCTTGCAGGACCGGAATGCCCAGCCGCTCGCCCCACAGGCCGAGCTGGGCTCCCCCGGCTGCGCGGAAGGTGTCCCCAGCGCAGAACATCACGCTTTTGCCCTGGCTGCGGTAGTACTGCCCCAGCTTGGCGATGGTGGTGGTCTTGCCCACCCCGTTCACCCCCACCACCAGGACCACGTGGCCCTGGGGCTCCACGGGGGTCTTCTTGGCATCGGGCCTGAAGCCCGCCTTGCGGATCTTAGCTCGGAAGGGGTCGGGCTCGAGCTGCACTGTGAGGGCCTGCTTGAGGGCCTCGCGCAGGTCTTTTTTGCCCGACTGGCGCACCTCCTCGAGCACGGTCTGGGTGGCCTCCACCCCTACGTCGGCGGCAATCAGGGCCAGCTCGAGCTCCTCCAGCACCTCTTCAGGGTTTTTGCTCCAGGGAATAGCCCTCACCAGGTTTTCGCGGGTCTTGCTCAAGCCCTCGCGGAGGCGCTCTAGCCAGCTCATAGCAGCCCCCAGTCTACCGAAAAAACCCCCGCCCTAGAGGGCAGGGGCAGGAAAAGGTGGGGCTACTTGGCTTTTTCGTAGAGCTTCTTGGCGATTTCGTAAAGCTCGCCGGGGTGGAACTCGGGGGCGAACTCCGCCGCGTCGTGGCCCGCGTCGAAGACCGGCCCACCGGTGGGGGGTCCGTCCACCACCACCACGGGGCTGCCGTCCTCGGGGGAGGCCCCGTTCCACACCAGGCCCAGGTCCTGGTAGTCCGAGGGGCTGAAGCGGTAGAGGTTCTTGTGGAAGCCCAGGTCCATGTACTTCTTGGCCTCGGGGAACTTGCTGTTGTCAATGCGGGGGATGGGGAGCATCTTGGTCATCTCCACCCCCGTGAGGCTCTCCAGGGCCTTGCCGTAGGCGGCGGCGTGCACCCCGCCCCGCACCAGGAGGTAGCCGATCATCTCCCGGGCTACGGGGTTATCGGTCATCTCGTACACCCGGAGCTTGTGGGTACGGGCCGCCACCTCCAGGAAGAAGTTGTGCAGGAGGTCCAGGATCAGGTTGCCGCTGGTGAAGACGTACTCCCCGTGCCAGTGCTCCCCCATGGCCCCCATGACCAGGCTGTTGGCCCCGCCGGCAATGAAGTGGGCGGCGTTGCGGGCGTCCTTGGCATAGCCCAGGGGGGCCTGCACCGGGTCCACCCCCTCCTCCAGGTCCTGGCCGGGGTTCTTGGCCAGGAGGCTGTTGATGGTGGCCGCCACCAGCTCAATGTGCCCCAGCTCCTCGGTGGCGATGTTGGCGATGAGGTCGTAGTAGGGCTTCAGGGTCTTCTTCCCCCGGAAGTTGAAGGACTGGTACATGTAGTTCATCAGGGTGGACATCTCCCCGAAGCGCCCCCCCAAAAGGGCCTGCACCGCGGCGGCGGCGTTGGGGTCTTGCTCCTTGGGCATGGGCAGCTCGATTTGCAAACGGTCTATTCTGAGGAACATTTTCGCACCTCCTGCCCGAAGGTTTCGGGCAACTCCTACCCTAGGCAAAGAGCGGGTATAAGTCCAATAGATTTTTTTGGTAGAGCTATAGAATAAATTTATGAACCTGGAGCAGCTTCGCTACCTGGTGGTCCTGGTCGAGGAGGGCAGTTTTACCCGGGCCGCCGAACGGGTCTATCTGACCCAGCCGGCCCTGAGCATCCAGATCCGCAGGCTGGAAGAGGAGCTTGGGGTGAGGCTTTTTGACCGGCGAGAAGGAAAGCCCACCGAGGTGGGGCAGCAGGTGGTGGCGCAGGCCCGGCGGATTTTGGAGGAGGTGGAGAAGATTCGGCTTTTGGTGGGGGGAGAGGCTGGGGTTTTCCAGGGCCTTTTGCGGGTGGGGGTAATTCCCACCCTGGCCCCCTACCTCCTGCCCCGCCTGCTGCCCCAGATCACCGGGCGCTGGCCTGGGCTGGAGCTTTCTGTGCGGGAAGAGCTAACCCCCTCGATTTCGCAGGGTCTGCTGGAGGGGCGGCTGGACGCCGGCCTTGTGGCCACTTTGGAGAACCTGCCGGGCCTTGAGCGCATTCCTCTGTTCGAGGAGCGTTTCATAGCCTATGTGGCTCCTGGACACCACCTGTACGCCCAACCTGTCCTGCACCCTAAGCAGATTCCGCTCGAGGACACCTGGGTTTTGTCGGAGGGGCACTGCTTTCGTGAGCAGGTTCTCTCCATCTGCCAGCCAGGGCCCAGGCGGCGCCGGGTGGAATTTCAAAGCGGTGACCTGGAGACCCTGGTGCGGCTGGTGGAGGAGGTAGGAGGGCTCACCCTCCTGCCCGAGGTAGCCCTTTGGACCCTGCCTCCGGACCGGCGGGCCCACCTTCGTCCGCTTACCCCCCCGGGGGCGGGGCGCACCGTGTATCTAATCCTCCGGGAGGGGGCCCTTCGGCGTCCGCTGCTTTTGGACCTTTGTAAGGAGGTGCAGGCGGTTTTTGAGGGGTTGCGACGGGAGGGTGCCGGGCATTTGCTATGATGGCCGGGTTGCTATGGTGGTGCCGCCAACAGAGGAAAACCTGGAGCGCGCCGCACATCTCTTGAGGAGCGGCGGGCTGGTGGCCTTCCCGACCGAGACCGTGTACGGCCTGGGAGCCAATGCCCTAAAGGCCGA harbors:
- a CDS encoding ArsR family transcriptional regulator, with amino-acid sequence MKRAPFALFLLVLAGCSGGLPALQVTLVDGIGEPLQPLAAAWRLGAPPFAWNALPTGQFSWSLPIPPGARFQVAFRCPSAGSTDFYVSLDLRRSEVGNQLMVRCPSVYASPLTSTNGTLNVSLTSGQAFSARHQVAVSGSTFTGLQVPQGNGREVAVFGDSGGTPHFGRLGALNITGPTNLSLTLSPITATLNVTTPPGFFSYAGLVLQSFVPVDLASWTGLLPPGTPQPVPRPALQGGDLFQFWTCHGFSCAILRELSTSPAVAPGASLNLNVPPLTLSGSETHTPTALPTFSNITTSGFSPGLSFLGYALLLAEPGVRYWRHFLSPGALGNATSYYVDVENAPGFAGVVPTVGSSVQLRATAFAGNQPLAVLLAQRPIPEETFAAHTLFLDRFWPVHLEAALLSASFTW
- the uvrC gene encoding excinuclease ABC subunit UvrC → MRPEDLPPLPEAPGVYLWKAGEQTLYVGKAKNLKARVGSYFHAEGKGRRIVQEATHLEFILARDEVEALLLEANLIKHHRPPYNVLMKDDKHYPFLKLTREAWPMLMVVRRVEDDGARYWGPFPEASAVRRIKRLVDRYFPLRKNSGYPFRKRRYPCLNHAMGRCLAPCVDRAEPARYRAVVEQVEQLLDGKIGALQASLEAQMREAARQQDFERAAELRDQMAAIQSFFGTHQQAYDPELGDLDFLGFARAGDYAVVQLYQVRGGRMLGRISRFVEGVKEASEAELLEAFLRDYYLEATPLPPLVLLPFALEAQEAFSTFLSAKGRRVEVRVPQRGEKTRLIELAQKNAQAALEAELRALERRGDHPGLKGLMELLGLSRRPYRIEGYDISNLLGENPVGSIVVFEGGRPKKAEYRRMRIRGLQGRPDDYAALEEVLARRFTGSLAQSLPIPDLLLIDGGLGQVRAAQKGLGRAGLALPLVGLAKREETLVLPDGRTLSLPLTHPALQLLIHVRDEAHRNGLLFHRKQRSQKALRSLFDGIKGIGPVRKQALLEHFSSLEELRSTSAEELARLPGFDRRSAQAVLEALASFGL
- a CDS encoding NADH-quinone oxidoreductase subunit 15, whose amino-acid sequence is MSADQDGMLYQAWVEVLDWMREYALLRGVQFSKESDFPDFIYRMERPYEVPTTIMAASLSDERGEPFFFASVSPRHAKLKHIAFRVPGGHIHHHAHWEEGQGLLLSGRIPLTKGRLFQMADRARAALVRQSA
- a CDS encoding cyclase family protein, coding for MCAPHVMSWVERNLSRREVLGLAAGLAAYASSAQAQGQVAGRAFSNVLDLTHVASPNFPMFPGARPMRITELVTVKKDGYYGNLLEIWEHTGTHMDAPAHFVDGAPTAEALPVNRLIAPLAVINIKAKADRNPDAEVTIDDILAWERSFGRLPNGAFVAMYSGWESRVNDPKAYVNQDSAGVQHYPGFSPAAAEFLVRERNIVGVGVDTLSLDFGASRDFKSHVVFLGAGKYGLENLANLGAVRPSGAMIIVGGPKHKGASGGPTRAMAIW
- a CDS encoding disulfide bond formation protein B, which gives rise to MEKLSGSRNTLLLAFAWLVALVATLGSLYYSEVRNFIPCTLCWYQRIAMYPLALLLGLAVWRNDPGIRPYALSLSLLGLFWSSYHLLELWVPGLAPSVCKGPIPCNVEYLPQFPIPLQAWIAFALISLALLGVRKA
- the ftsY gene encoding signal recognition particle-docking protein FtsY is translated as MSWLERLREGLSKTRENLVRAIPWSKNPEEVLEELELALIAADVGVEATQTVLEEVRQSGKKDLREALKQALTVQLEPDPFRAKIRKAGFRPDAKKTPVEPQGHVVLVVGVNGVGKTTTIAKLGQYYRSQGKSVMFCAGDTFRAAGGAQLGLWGERLGIPVLQGPEGADPAALAFDAASARRARGIDLLLVDTAGRLHTKHNLMEELAKVKRSIAKADPGEPREVWLVLDAVTGQNGLEQAKKFHQAVGLTGVIVTKLDGTAKGGVLVPIVRTLGVPIKFIGVGEKADDLQPFDAGEFVEALLG
- a CDS encoding manganese catalase family protein → MFLRIDRLQIELPMPKEQDPNAAAAVQALLGGRFGEMSTLMNYMYQSFNFRGKKTLKPYYDLIANIATEELGHIELVAATINSLLAKNPGQDLEEGVDPVQAPLGYAKDARNAAHFIAGGANSLVMGAMGEHWHGEYVFTSGNLILDLLHNFFLEVAARTHKLRVYEMTDNPVAREMIGYLLVRGGVHAAAYGKALESLTGVEMTKMLPIPRIDNSKFPEAKKYMDLGFHKNLYRFSPSDYQDLGLVWNGASPEDGSPVVVVDGPPTGGPVFDAGHDAAEFAPEFHPGELYEIAKKLYEKAK
- a CDS encoding hydrogen peroxide-inducible genes activator; the protein is MNLEQLRYLVVLVEEGSFTRAAERVYLTQPALSIQIRRLEEELGVRLFDRREGKPTEVGQQVVAQARRILEEVEKIRLLVGGEAGVFQGLLRVGVIPTLAPYLLPRLLPQITGRWPGLELSVREELTPSISQGLLEGRLDAGLVATLENLPGLERIPLFEERFIAYVAPGHHLYAQPVLHPKQIPLEDTWVLSEGHCFREQVLSICQPGPRRRRVEFQSGDLETLVRLVEEVGGLTLLPEVALWTLPPDRRAHLRPLTPPGAGRTVYLILREGALRRPLLLDLCKEVQAVFEGLRREGAGHLL